A single region of the Enterobacter cloacae complex sp. R_G8 genome encodes:
- a CDS encoding TonB-dependent siderophore receptor, with protein MKRSHLWVLNPCLLAMLSTSAWAEEQKEENIVVSASRAHRSVAEMAQTTWVIERSEIEQQVQGGKEIKDVLAQLIPGMDVSSQGRTNYGMNLRGRSMMVMVDGVRLNSSRSDSRQLDSIDPFNIDRIEVISGATSLYGGGSTGGLVNIVTKKGQPETEVEFQTGAKSGFNSHNDHDENVSAAVSGGNDNASGRLSVSYQRYGGWYDGNGDEVIIDNTQTGLQYSDRIDVMGTGTINIDDHQQLQLTTQYYKSESDGKHGLYLGKNFSAVTGDATAYNKNNLDSDRIPGTERHLINLQYSNTDFWGQDLVAQIYYRDESLTYYPFPTLSKGTVTSIGASQQKTDFYGGKLTLNSKPVDDLTLTWGVDADHETFDANQQFFDLSKAAASGGMKLDNAYNVGRYPGYSITNLAPFLQASYDIDAITLSGGVRYQYTENKVDDFVGYAQQQAIATGKATSADAVPGGKTNYNNFLFNAGILGRLTEQQQLWFNFSQGFEIPDLAKYYGSGTYQLVDGHYRLLNSVNVNDSTLDGIKVNAYELGWRYTGDNLRTQVAAYYSLSDKTITINKTDMTINLEDDKRRIYGVEGQVDYFFTDSDWSTGANFNAIKSETRENGKWEKLTVDSASPSKASAWVNWAPGDWTLRVQSTQTFDVSDADGKKIDGYNTVDFLGSYALPVGKVSFSVENVLDKDYTTAWGQRAPGLYSPTYGAPGLYTYKGRGRTFGLNYSVLF; from the coding sequence ATGAAACGTTCTCATCTTTGGGTTTTAAATCCGTGCTTGCTTGCCATGCTTTCGACCTCTGCGTGGGCAGAAGAACAAAAGGAAGAAAATATCGTTGTCTCCGCCAGCCGCGCGCACCGCAGCGTGGCGGAGATGGCGCAGACCACCTGGGTTATTGAGCGTTCTGAAATTGAGCAGCAGGTTCAGGGCGGGAAAGAGATTAAAGACGTGCTGGCGCAGCTGATCCCGGGCATGGACGTCAGCAGCCAGGGGCGCACCAACTACGGTATGAACCTGCGCGGCCGTTCAATGATGGTGATGGTGGACGGCGTGCGTCTGAACTCCTCCCGCAGCGACAGCCGTCAGCTTGACTCTATCGATCCGTTCAACATCGACCGTATCGAAGTGATTTCCGGCGCCACCTCGCTGTACGGCGGCGGCAGTACCGGCGGCCTGGTGAACATCGTCACCAAAAAAGGTCAGCCGGAGACGGAAGTCGAATTCCAGACCGGGGCAAAAAGCGGGTTTAACAGCCACAACGACCACGATGAGAACGTGTCGGCGGCGGTCAGTGGCGGTAATGATAATGCGTCTGGTCGCCTGTCCGTTTCTTATCAGCGTTACGGCGGCTGGTATGACGGCAACGGCGACGAGGTGATTATCGATAACACCCAGACCGGCTTACAGTATTCCGACCGTATTGATGTGATGGGCACCGGCACCATCAACATTGACGATCACCAGCAGCTGCAGTTAACCACCCAGTACTACAAGAGCGAATCCGATGGCAAGCATGGCCTGTACCTCGGGAAGAACTTCTCGGCAGTAACGGGTGATGCCACTGCGTATAACAAAAACAACCTGGACTCTGACCGTATTCCCGGAACCGAGCGCCATCTGATTAACCTGCAGTACTCTAATACCGATTTCTGGGGACAGGATCTGGTCGCGCAGATCTACTACCGTGACGAGAGTCTGACCTACTACCCGTTCCCGACCCTGAGCAAAGGGACGGTCACCAGCATCGGAGCCTCTCAGCAGAAGACCGATTTCTACGGCGGTAAGCTGACGCTGAACAGCAAGCCGGTGGATGATTTAACCCTGACCTGGGGCGTGGATGCCGACCATGAAACCTTCGATGCCAACCAGCAGTTCTTCGACCTGAGTAAAGCGGCGGCGAGCGGCGGCATGAAGCTGGACAATGCGTACAACGTTGGGCGTTATCCGGGTTACAGCATTACCAACCTCGCCCCGTTCCTGCAGGCGAGCTATGACATTGACGCCATCACCCTGAGCGGCGGCGTGCGTTACCAGTATACCGAAAACAAGGTGGATGACTTTGTTGGTTACGCCCAGCAGCAGGCTATCGCCACCGGTAAGGCTACCTCCGCAGACGCGGTACCGGGCGGGAAGACCAATTACAACAACTTCCTGTTTAACGCCGGGATCCTTGGCCGCCTGACCGAACAGCAGCAGCTGTGGTTTAACTTCTCCCAGGGCTTCGAAATCCCGGACCTGGCGAAGTACTACGGCTCCGGCACCTATCAGCTGGTTGACGGGCACTATCGCCTGCTGAACAGCGTGAACGTTAACGACTCGACGCTGGACGGCATTAAGGTTAACGCTTACGAGCTGGGCTGGCGCTACACCGGCGATAACCTGCGCACGCAGGTTGCGGCGTACTACTCGCTCTCGGATAAAACCATCACCATCAACAAAACCGATATGACCATCAACCTGGAAGATGACAAACGTCGTATCTACGGGGTGGAAGGTCAGGTGGACTATTTCTTCACCGACAGCGACTGGAGCACCGGCGCGAACTTTAACGCCATTAAGTCTGAAACCCGTGAAAACGGTAAATGGGAGAAGCTGACGGTAGACAGCGCCAGCCCGTCGAAAGCCAGCGCCTGGGTCAACTGGGCGCCGGGCGACTGGACCCTGCGCGTGCAGAGTACCCAGACCTTTGACGTCTCTGATGCCGACGGTAAGAAGATCGATGGCTATAACACGGTCGACTTCCTGGGCAGCTACGCCCTGCCGGTGGGTAAAGTGAGCTTCAGCGTGGAAAACGTGCTGGACAAAGACTACACCACCGCCTGGGGACAGCGCGCACCAGGGCTGTATAGCCCAACGTATGGCGCTCCGGGTCTGTATACCTATAAAGGCCGTGGACGTACGTTTGGTCTGAACTACTCCGTGCTGTTCTAA
- a CDS encoding lysine N(6)-hydroxylase/L-ornithine N(5)-oxygenase family protein produces MKTYDFIGIGIGPFNLSIAALAEGLDGFSSLFLERKPHFSWHPGMMVPDCHMQTSFLKDLVSAVEPTNRHSFLNYLVQRKKFYRFLTTEQRTVSREEFADYLSWAAENLTNLAFSQQVQQVSFDEKKGLFEVVTQRDRFLARHVCVGIGKQINLPDCVTAQDDSCFHASEMMLRTPDLAGKRVTVVGGGQSGADLFLNIFRGEWGQPLSLNWVSRRNNYNALDEAAFANEYFTPEYVDSFSTLGEEARRQMLHEQKMTSDGITTESLLAIYRAMYHRFEVLREKPWAHLMPSRSVTALTRLPNGQRLTLQHHLDGGREQLESDVVIFATGYRAAPPAFLAPLSHRLHLDADEAFHINNDFTLEWDGPQSNRLFAVNAGMHRLGIAEPQLSLMAWRAARILNRAHDDEPFELATTPGVIHWRSTTSVDNSQVFKSLAQTTEY; encoded by the coding sequence ATGAAAACGTATGATTTCATCGGCATTGGTATTGGCCCGTTTAACCTCAGCATCGCAGCCCTTGCAGAGGGGCTGGACGGATTTAGCTCACTGTTCCTTGAACGCAAGCCGCATTTCTCCTGGCACCCGGGGATGATGGTCCCGGACTGCCACATGCAAACCAGCTTCCTGAAGGATCTGGTCAGCGCCGTGGAGCCGACCAACCGTCACAGCTTTCTCAACTACCTGGTGCAGCGTAAAAAGTTCTACCGTTTTCTGACCACCGAGCAGCGCACCGTCTCCCGCGAAGAGTTTGCTGATTACCTGAGCTGGGCGGCGGAAAACCTCACCAACCTCGCCTTCAGCCAGCAGGTGCAGCAGGTGAGTTTTGATGAGAAAAAGGGCCTGTTTGAAGTAGTAACCCAGCGCGATCGCTTCCTGGCGCGCCATGTCTGCGTGGGGATTGGCAAACAGATCAACCTCCCCGACTGCGTGACCGCGCAGGATGACAGCTGCTTCCACGCCAGCGAGATGATGCTGCGCACGCCAGATTTGGCGGGCAAACGGGTGACCGTCGTTGGCGGCGGCCAGAGCGGTGCCGATCTGTTTTTGAATATCTTCCGCGGGGAGTGGGGTCAGCCGCTGAGCCTGAACTGGGTGTCACGCCGCAACAACTACAACGCCCTGGATGAGGCCGCGTTTGCCAACGAGTATTTCACGCCGGAGTACGTGGACAGCTTCTCCACGCTTGGTGAAGAGGCCCGTCGTCAGATGCTGCACGAGCAGAAGATGACCTCTGACGGTATCACCACCGAGTCCCTGCTGGCGATTTACCGCGCCATGTACCACCGCTTCGAAGTGCTGCGAGAAAAACCCTGGGCGCACCTGATGCCGTCCCGCTCGGTGACCGCCCTCACGCGACTGCCAAACGGGCAGCGCCTGACGCTACAGCATCACCTCGACGGCGGCCGCGAACAGCTGGAGAGCGACGTGGTGATCTTTGCCACCGGCTACCGCGCCGCGCCGCCTGCGTTTCTGGCGCCGCTCTCCCATCGTCTGCACCTGGATGCCGATGAAGCCTTCCATATCAACAACGATTTCACCCTTGAATGGGACGGCCCGCAGAGCAACCGCCTGTTTGCCGTGAATGCCGGGATGCACCGTCTCGGCATTGCCGAACCCCAGCTTAGCCTGATGGCCTGGCGCGCCGCGCGAATTCTCAATCGCGCGCACGACGACGAGCCGTTTGAGCTGGCCACCACCCCCGGCGTGATCCACTGGCGTAGCACCACCAGCGTGGATAACAGCCAGGTTTTTAAATCATTAGCACAGACCACCGAGTACTGA
- the iucC gene encoding aerobactin synthase IucC, producing the protein MNALWQKVNREMVAKILAELEYERTLSAEPLAADRWQITMGSETWQFRATRGIWGWLHIDPASLTTNSGAAVEAESAFLQLATVLEMSDAQTAEHLEDLYATLRGDMQLLQARETLDADALIHLDPDELQCLMSGHPKFIFNKGRRGWGLDALRQYAPEYRGRFRLHWVAVQREHLVWSSDVDCDINTLLASTMDSAERARFDARWQTLKLDDSWLPVPLHPWQWQQKIAVHFLGQLARGEMVELGEFGDEYLAQQSLRTLTNASRRAPYDIKLPLTIYNTSCYRGIPGKYIAAGPLASRWLQQQFTSDATLTRSGAQVLGEPAAGYLSHTGYAALPKAPYRYQEMLGVIWRENPSCYLQDGEQAVLMAALMETDNAGRPLIDAWIAHSGLTAEAWLEKLFDATVIPFYHLLCRYGVALIAHGQNVTLVMKDYVPQRILLKDFQGDMRLVDEDFPQAESLPQQVKAVTARLSAEYIIHDLQTGNFVTVLRFISRLTQQSGVSETRFYQILAQVLRRYMAAHPDLAERFAKFDLFKPQIIRVILNPVKLTFSEHDGGSRMLPNYVCDLDNPLFLVSQESAQ; encoded by the coding sequence GTGAACGCACTCTGGCAAAAAGTGAACCGCGAGATGGTGGCGAAGATCCTCGCCGAGCTGGAATACGAACGCACCCTGAGCGCCGAACCGCTGGCCGCTGATCGCTGGCAAATCACCATGGGCAGCGAAACATGGCAGTTTCGCGCCACACGCGGCATCTGGGGCTGGTTACATATCGATCCCGCCAGTCTGACCACCAACAGCGGAGCCGCCGTGGAAGCGGAAAGCGCGTTTCTGCAGCTGGCGACGGTGCTGGAGATGAGCGACGCGCAAACGGCAGAGCATCTGGAAGATCTTTACGCCACGCTGCGGGGCGACATGCAGCTGCTGCAGGCGCGAGAGACGCTTGATGCCGACGCGCTCATTCATCTCGACCCGGACGAACTGCAGTGTCTGATGAGCGGCCATCCCAAGTTCATTTTTAACAAGGGACGCCGCGGCTGGGGGCTGGATGCGCTGCGCCAGTACGCGCCAGAATACCGTGGCCGTTTTCGCCTGCACTGGGTTGCCGTGCAGCGCGAGCATCTGGTCTGGAGCAGCGATGTCGATTGCGATATCAACACCCTGCTGGCCAGCACCATGGACAGTGCCGAGCGCGCACGCTTTGACGCCCGCTGGCAGACGCTTAAGCTTGACGACAGCTGGCTGCCGGTGCCGCTGCACCCGTGGCAATGGCAGCAAAAAATTGCCGTCCATTTCCTGGGGCAGCTCGCGCGCGGTGAGATGGTGGAGCTGGGGGAATTTGGTGATGAGTATCTGGCCCAACAGTCCCTGCGCACGCTGACCAACGCCAGCCGTCGCGCGCCGTATGACATCAAGCTGCCGCTGACCATCTACAACACCTCCTGCTATCGCGGCATTCCGGGCAAGTACATTGCCGCCGGGCCGCTGGCGTCGCGTTGGTTACAGCAGCAGTTCACCAGCGACGCCACCCTCACCCGCTCTGGCGCGCAGGTGCTTGGCGAACCCGCCGCCGGATATCTGTCGCATACCGGTTACGCCGCATTACCGAAAGCGCCCTATCGCTATCAGGAGATGCTGGGCGTGATCTGGCGCGAAAACCCGTCCTGCTATCTGCAGGACGGCGAGCAGGCGGTGCTGATGGCGGCGCTGATGGAGACCGACAACGCCGGACGCCCGCTGATTGACGCGTGGATTGCGCATTCGGGATTAACCGCCGAAGCCTGGCTGGAAAAACTGTTCGATGCCACGGTGATCCCGTTCTATCACCTGCTCTGCCGCTACGGCGTGGCGCTCATCGCCCACGGCCAGAACGTGACGCTGGTGATGAAAGACTACGTACCGCAGCGCATTCTGCTGAAGGATTTCCAGGGTGATATGCGGCTGGTGGATGAAGATTTCCCGCAGGCGGAAAGCCTGCCGCAACAGGTGAAAGCCGTTACGGCGCGTCTGAGCGCGGAGTACATCATTCACGACCTGCAAACCGGCAACTTCGTGACGGTGCTGCGTTTTATCTCGCGTCTCACGCAGCAAAGCGGTGTCAGCGAAACCCGCTTCTACCAGATCCTGGCGCAGGTTTTGCGCCGTTATATGGCCGCGCATCCGGATCTTGCAGAACGTTTCGCGAAATTCGACCTGTTTAAGCCGCAGATCATTCGCGTGATCCTCAACCCGGTAAAACTCACCTTCTCCGAACACGACGGTGGCAGCCGCATGCTGCCGAACTACGTCTGCGATCTCGATAACCCCCTTTTTCTGGTCTCCCAGGAGTCAGCGCAATGA